Proteins from a genomic interval of Spea bombifrons isolate aSpeBom1 chromosome 4, aSpeBom1.2.pri, whole genome shotgun sequence:
- the SMIM3 gene encoding small integral membrane protein 3 encodes MSDLVTPTPEIPKHILDIWVIVLIILATILVMTSLLLFPAVAVIIYRVRTHPIRSRS; translated from the coding sequence ATGAGTGATCTAGTGACCCCAACTCCTGAGATTCCCAAACATATCCTGGATATCTGGGTGATTGTTCTCATTATCCTAGCTACCATCTTGGTAATGACGTCTCTGCTACTCTTTCCTGCAGTTGCTGTAATTATCTACAGAGTAAGGACTCATCCAATCCGAAGTAGGAGTTAA